From the genome of Alcanivorax sp.:
GAGAATCTTGGTTTCAGACGACGAAGAATAGGCCACTATCCATTCAACACCTTCAACTTTATAGATGTCATAAGCCCAGCCATCAGGAATATCGGGCTGTTGGCTCTCTACCACTTCAGAAACTTCGTAGACGTTTTTTTCGTTATCCATAACTGCTTCTTCCTTCCATCAACCGCTCAAGCAACGCATCAATTTCCGCTTTCAGTTCCTTATCTTCCAGCTTGTTCGCGTTCACCTTTGCCGCTTCAAGACTACTGATCGCCGCCTGGGTTTGTCCCAGTTCTGCCTGCAGCCTGGCCATGGACAAGCCGATGGAGGCAAGATGATCTTTGGCATTGATCGCCTGTGCCTTTGCTATGGCTTTTTCATACAGCGCCAGCGCAGAATCGAAACCTTCGGTGAAATCAGCCAGCGTTTCCCATTGCTCGGGGTGGTCTTTCTGAGTGTTTTCGTTATCCGTGCAAATGGCTTTGAGCTGGCAATACAGCGAATCAAATTCCGCCTTGTTACCTTTTCGGTCCGCCTCCATCAGCTTCTCAGCCAGGCCGTAAACAGCCTTGTATAACTTGGTGTTAATCATTTTCTATCCATCAAAAAGCAAAGGCGGACATAAGGAAACCAGCGCCAGGCCTTCTATTTCCTTCAGCCCAGACTGACTTCCAGCTTCTTGCCGATTCCCCGTGCCGCCTTGACCATGGTTTGCAAGGTTACGCTGGGGTTCTCGGCATCCAGCAGCCGATCCAGCTGAGAACGGCTGGTATGAATGCGCTTGGCGAACGCCGCTTTACGCACGTCATTGGCGACGAGGTAGGCCGCGACTTCAGACGCTAGCACCCGCTTGATGGCGATGGCCTCCACTTCATCCAGCATACCTTCATCGTCAAGGAAGCTGTCGAAGCTGCTGCCTCGATGTTTATTCTTTGCCATGTCGATGACTCCTCTGATACTGCTTCAATCGGTCTTTCGCCAGATCCAGATCCTGTTTGGGCGTTTTCTGGCTCTTCTTGATAAATC
Proteins encoded in this window:
- a CDS encoding Fis family transcriptional regulator — its product is MAKNKHRGSSFDSFLDDEGMLDEVEAIAIKRVLASEVAAYLVANDVRKAAFAKRIHTSRSQLDRLLDAENPSVTLQTMVKAARGIGKKLEVSLG
- a CDS encoding tetratricopeptide repeat protein yields the protein MINTKLYKAVYGLAEKLMEADRKGNKAEFDSLYCQLKAICTDNENTQKDHPEQWETLADFTEGFDSALALYEKAIAKAQAINAKDHLASIGLSMARLQAELGQTQAAISSLEAAKVNANKLEDKELKAEIDALLERLMEGRSSYG